CAGAATATCCTTACCTAGATGCTCAACATCGGTATCAGCTCCAAGAAGGCAAGTCTGAGCAGCCCGTCACTGAGACCACAGCTTTGACGGTGATCGATTGCCAGCCCGCGGTAGAGTCTCCTCTAGCCAAGCTCCAGGCCAGAGGGCTGAGACACCCTGATCAAGATTGGGGGGCTTCTGATCTGGTAGCCAGCTTGCCTCAAGCTGCAATACCATACCTGTCGCTGCAGTCTCAATTCTTTCCGATAGTGCCAACCCTACAGGCTGCCTGGGAAGACTCAGCCTGTACTGTGCTGCTGTTGGAAGACCGCTGGTCTTGGTCGCTACTGGGCGATATGTGGAAACTGGGGGCTGTAGATCCGCTGCAGCAGCTGCACTGGTTTTATAAGATGGCTGAACTGTGGGATGCGTTGGCGCAGTGGCAGGCTCAGGTTAGCCTCCTAGATCTCACCAATCTTCGAGTTGATGAAGATCAAATCTTTTGTTTGGCCTACCTAAAGCATGACCCCTCAAATGCGGTTCTAGAACTGCCGACCCTGGGCCAGATTTGGCAAACGCTTATTGAACCTGCTCAAGAAGCGGTGCCGCCTGAGTTAAAAACCGTGATTGACCATCTCGCTGCTGGCAAGATTGCCTCTGTCTCTGATTTACAGACTCAGATAGTTCAACTGGTGGATATTTTTCAGGCTACAGCCGAGGTTGATCTACCCCTAGATGATGTAAAAGAAGACGCTGGAGAGCCAATAGTCATGCCTACTGATTTGCCTGAGCTGGAGATTGACGACAGGTTGGAGCCAGATCTGGAGTATTCGCTGGATACCTCGCAGGAAGCTCTAGGCGAAGATACAGCGCCGGCTGATGGGCTGGAAGAGTCTGAGGAGAACCTTGATTTGCCGACTATGGTGCTGCCGATGAAAATCGTGCGGCTAGATGAGGCCGGACGTACTCATGTTGGGCGGCAGCGAGATCACAATGAGGACTTTTTCAGCGCTCAGACCGAGTCTACTAAGTTAGAAGGCCCCCAGGGGACTTCACTAAACGTTAAGGGGCTGTACATTCTCTGCGACGGCATGGGAGGACATGCTTCTGGAGAAGTTGCCAGCAGCTTAGCAGTCAGAACTTTGCAAAATCACTTTGCTGAAAGTCCTGCAACTTTGCCTGAAGAGGATGCCTTAGCTGAGGCTGTCGCTGCTGCTAATCAGGCAATCTACGAAATTAACCAGGAAGGAGATCGATCGGGCCACGGTCGGATGGGCACTACTCTAGTGATGCTCATGCTGCACAATGACCGGGCTGTGGTTGCCCACGTGGGCGATAGCCGCCTTTACTGCTACACCCGACGATTGGGCCTGAAGCAAGTAACAGTGGACCACGAGGTAGGCCAGCGAGAGATTCAACGGGGGGTAGAACCTGCGATCGCATATGCCCGCCCCGATGCCTACCAGCTAACCCAAGCCCTCGGACCTCGCAGCAGCAGCGATCTCAGGCCGGGAATAAGCTTTCTAGATATTGCTGAAGATACGCTTTTTATTCTCTGCTCCGACGGCCTCAGTGACAACGATCTACTGGAGCTGCACTGCACCACTCATATTGAGCCCCTGCTGCACTCCAAAGCCGATTTGGAGGAAGGGACAAACCGGCTAATCGAGCTAGCCAATGAGCACAACGGCCATGACAACATCACCGCCATATTGATTCGGATTAAGCTTCGACCCAATATGGATAAGGTGATAGCTGCCTAGGCCGCTGACTCAAGGGGGCTGGCTCTAAGGCCATTGGAGCGGACAAAAGCGCCCAAGGGGGCTATTCTTCCCAGCTCTCTACTGCTAGCAAATCCCCAATCGGGTCTTGCGTTGAAAACTCAAAATCCTCTAGTTCTTTGCGCCAGTGAGCCCAGTCGTCTCCGAACAAAAAAGCAATCTTCCAGATCGGATCTTCTGGCTTGATCATCTTGGATTTGTTCACCAGAGACTGCACCTGGCGCTGAAATTTCACCATCGGATGAGCAACCTGCTGGTTGGTCATAGTCTGTGTCATATTTACAATTTTTTCAAAAACTTCTTTTGGTTTTCTGGCGGAAAACGGACAACACAATGGGTTGAAGCTAGCCGTGCTGCCAGAATTTTCTTTCCCAGTGAACAACAATAGCACAGGAAATGTCAAATCGCCAAAAGCAAACCCACTTTCTCCGATAGAGCCCGACTAAGCTGCCTTAGATATCTGGCTACTAGAGGGGGAATTGCCTTTCGAGATGACTTGCTCCATTCTGACACGGAATTTGACTCTTGACGCTGGCACGAAATTTTACCGCTCAGCTCAGCTTCTAGGTTAGCCTGCTGTTGCTTTATCGATATATCGGCAGCCCGCAGGCCGTAAAGCTTTTGCGCTGCAGCATTGACGGGTGGGTTGGACTTGTAGTTAGGTGGCCTACCCCTGCTGAGGGAGAGTGCTCAGCACCGGCAGCAGTTCGTTAAGATGGGAATCTGCGTGCTTGGTTGGTACACTGAACGTCGTTAATACAGCGCATTCCTGATCGATGGCTCCCTCTGACGCATCCGGCTCTCAGCTCGAAACAGAAAAAATTGATCTGCCTCGCACCAGCGAGTCTGAAGCGCTTAAGCAAATTCGCCACACGTTTTCCCACGTCATGGCAATGGCAGTGCAGAAGCTTTTTCCTAAAGCGCAGGTCACTATCGGTCCCTCGACTGAGCAGGGCTTTTACTACGACTTTGACAGTCCCGATCCCTTCACTGAAAAAGATCTGAAGGCGATCAAGAAGGAGATGATCAAAATCATCAACAGAGGCTTGCCGGTGACCTGTGAAACGGTTAGTCGAGAGGAGGCTCAGCGCCGTATCGAAGCTCTAGGCGAACCCTACAAGCTTGAGATTTTAGAAGGATTGAAAGATCCGATTACGCTGTATCACCTGGGCGAAGACTGGTGGGATCTCTGCGCCGGCCCCCATGTCAGCAGTACTAAAGACCTCAACCCCAAAGCCTTTGAGCTAGAGAGTGTTGCCGGAGCCTACTGGCGCGGCGACGAAACCCGAGCCCAGCTCCAGCGCATTTATGGCACCGCTTGGGAAACGCAGCAGCAGCTTGAGGAATACAAGCGCCGCCGAGAAGAAGCCAAGCGACGAGATCACCGCAAGCTGGGCAAAGAACTGGGTCTATTTATCTTCTCAGATGATGTTGGCCCTGGCTTGCCTCTGTGGACGCCTAAGGGGACTGTGCTGCGCTCCACCCTAGAAGATTTTCTCAAGCAGGAGCAGGTCAAGCGGGGCTACCTGTCGGTCGTGACACCCCACATTGCCCGAGTCGACCTATTTAAAGTCTCAGGTCACTGGCAGAACTACCGGGAAGATATGTTTCCCTTGATGGCAGACGATGATGCTGCCCGGCTGGCAGAGCAGGGCTTTGTCATGAAGCCGATGAACTGCCCCTTCCACATTCAGATTTACAAGAGTGAGCTGCGCTCTTACCGGGAATTGCCCATGCGACTGGCCGAGTTTGGCACGGTCTATCGCTACGAACAGTCGGGTGAGCTGGGCGGGCTGACTCGGGTGCGCGGGTTTACGGTCGATGATTCTCACCTGTTCGTGACGCCAGAGCAGCTTGATGACGAGTTTCTGAAGGTGGTGGACCTCATTCTCTCTGTGTTTGGCAGCCTGAAACTGAAAAACTTCAAAGCCCGTTTAAGCTTCCGCGATCCGGAGTCTGATAAGTACATTGGCTCTGATGCAGCCTGGGAGGTTTCTCAGAATGCAATTCGCCGGGCTGTGCAGACCCTTGGCATGGACTACTTTGAAGCCCCTGGAGAAGCTGCCTTCTACGGGCCTAAACTGGACTTCATCTTCCGCGATGCCCTAGAACGAGAATGGCAGCTGGGCACGGTGCAGGTAGACTACAACCTGCCCGAACGCTTTGATCTGGAGTATGTGGCTGAAGACGGGTCCCGTCAGCGGCCGGTAATGATTCACCGGGCTCCTTTTGGTTCTTTAGAGAGGCTGATCGGTATTTTGATCGAAGAGTATGCCGGGGACTTTCCGCTGTGGCTGGCCCCAACGCAGATTAGACTGCTGCCGGTGACCGAGGAGCAACTAGGCTTTGCTAAGCAGATTGCTGACCAGATGCTGGCTCGAGGAATTCGGGCAGAAGTTGATACTACTGGTGAGCGACTGGGCAAGATGATCCGCAATGCTGAAACCAAAAAAATTCCAGTCATGGCGATTATTGGGGCCAAAGAAGTGGAGGCCAATGCGCTGAGCATTCGCACCCGAGCTCAGGGAGAACTGGGGTCAATTG
The window above is part of the Pseudanabaena sp. FACHB-2040 genome. Proteins encoded here:
- the thrS gene encoding threonine--tRNA ligase, translated to MAPSDASGSQLETEKIDLPRTSESEALKQIRHTFSHVMAMAVQKLFPKAQVTIGPSTEQGFYYDFDSPDPFTEKDLKAIKKEMIKIINRGLPVTCETVSREEAQRRIEALGEPYKLEILEGLKDPITLYHLGEDWWDLCAGPHVSSTKDLNPKAFELESVAGAYWRGDETRAQLQRIYGTAWETQQQLEEYKRRREEAKRRDHRKLGKELGLFIFSDDVGPGLPLWTPKGTVLRSTLEDFLKQEQVKRGYLSVVTPHIARVDLFKVSGHWQNYREDMFPLMADDDAARLAEQGFVMKPMNCPFHIQIYKSELRSYRELPMRLAEFGTVYRYEQSGELGGLTRVRGFTVDDSHLFVTPEQLDDEFLKVVDLILSVFGSLKLKNFKARLSFRDPESDKYIGSDAAWEVSQNAIRRAVQTLGMDYFEAPGEAAFYGPKLDFIFRDALEREWQLGTVQVDYNLPERFDLEYVAEDGSRQRPVMIHRAPFGSLERLIGILIEEYAGDFPLWLAPTQIRLLPVTEEQLGFAKQIADQMLARGIRAEVDTTGERLGKMIRNAETKKIPVMAIIGAKEVEANALSIRTRAQGELGSIAAAEVVERVASAIANRADF
- a CDS encoding serine/threonine phosphatase, which produces MLICPHCTFENPDQNRFCQQCGYALQVWRVLVMPRPSLGHLADGLDQPVSWPQEPEVERLETSETSTGGETQAPTLVALFPEYPYLDAQHRYQLQEGKSEQPVTETTALTVIDCQPAVESPLAKLQARGLRHPDQDWGASDLVASLPQAAIPYLSLQSQFFPIVPTLQAAWEDSACTVLLLEDRWSWSLLGDMWKLGAVDPLQQLHWFYKMAELWDALAQWQAQVSLLDLTNLRVDEDQIFCLAYLKHDPSNAVLELPTLGQIWQTLIEPAQEAVPPELKTVIDHLAAGKIASVSDLQTQIVQLVDIFQATAEVDLPLDDVKEDAGEPIVMPTDLPELEIDDRLEPDLEYSLDTSQEALGEDTAPADGLEESEENLDLPTMVLPMKIVRLDEAGRTHVGRQRDHNEDFFSAQTESTKLEGPQGTSLNVKGLYILCDGMGGHASGEVASSLAVRTLQNHFAESPATLPEEDALAEAVAAANQAIYEINQEGDRSGHGRMGTTLVMLMLHNDRAVVAHVGDSRLYCYTRRLGLKQVTVDHEVGQREIQRGVEPAIAYARPDAYQLTQALGPRSSSDLRPGISFLDIAEDTLFILCSDGLSDNDLLELHCTTHIEPLLHSKADLEEGTNRLIELANEHNGHDNITAILIRIKLRPNMDKVIAA
- a CDS encoding DUF4327 family protein produces the protein MTNQQVAHPMVKFQRQVQSLVNKSKMIKPEDPIWKIAFLFGDDWAHWRKELEDFEFSTQDPIGDLLAVESWEE